The Bacteroidales bacterium genomic interval AGATGTCGAAAAGCTCATCGATCATATAAGGGCTATCTCACCCACTTTTGGAGGTATTAACCTGGAAGACATCAAAGCACCCGAATGCTTCGAAGTGGAAGAACGGCTCAAAAAAATGCTTGACATACCTGTATTTCATGACGATCAACACGGGACAGCCATTATATCGGCGGCCGGTTTGCTGAATTCACTCGAAATCACAGGAAAGAAAATCAGCGAAATTAAGGTTGTCATTAACGGTGCCGGTGCATCTGCCATATCGTGCGGCAGGCTTTACAAAAAGCTGGGTGTAAAACCTGAAAACTTTCTGATGCTCGACAGCAAAGGTGTTGTTTCGAAAAAGCGGACCGACTTAAATAAATACAAACAGGAATTCGCCCAGGACGTTGAAATTACAACACTGGCCGAAGCAGTACAGGGCGCAGATATGTTCCTTGGATTGTCTACAGGCAATGTACTTTCAAAGGAGATGCTTAAAACAATGGCTCCGAATCCTGTTGTTTTCGCCATGGCAAATCCCAATCCCGAAATTACCTATGAAGATGCCGTTGATGCGCGCAAGGACGTGATCATCGCCACCGGAAGAAGCGATTACCCTAACCAGGTGAATAATGTACTGGGGTTCCCGTTCATCTTCAGAGGTGCCCTGGATGTGAGAGCACGCACAATCAATGAAGAAATGAAACTGGCTGCCGTATACGCACTGGCTTCACTGGCCAAGGAAGCGGTTCCTGAACAGGTAAATGCCGCCTATAAGGTATCAAACCTTTCTTTTGGCCGCGATTACATTATTCCCAAACCGCTCGATCCGCGCCTGATAACCCGTGTGGCACCTGCAGTGGCAAAGGCTGCGATGGAAACCGGGGTTGCGCGAACTGTCATAACCGACTGGAAAGCTTATGAAATACAGCTCATGAAAAGAATGGGTCTGTATGATAAACTGGTTGATGATATCCGGAACCGGGCAGCACAAAATCCCAAAACTATTGCTTTTGCCGATGCCAACAACGTGAAGGTGCTGAAAGCAGTGCAGATTGTTCTACATGAAAAAATAGCAAGTCCCATTCTCCTTGGTAATGAGGAACAGATCCTCAAAGTGGCTGCAGAAAATCACATTGACCTTACCGGCACACAAATAATCGATGTTCATAGCGACAAGGAAGAAGGCAGGAGAAAGCGATATGCCCAGGGCCTATATTCTAAACGACAGCGTAAAGGAATGACCTATGAAGAAGCTCTCGAAAAAATACATGATCAGAATTACTTCGGAGTCATGATGGTTGAATGCGGCGAAGCCGACGGTTTCCTCGCCGGTTTCACTACCCGGTATGCAAACACCATAAGGCCTGCCCTGCAGGTGCTGGGCACCAATAACAGCCTGCATCACCTGTCAGGAATGTATATCGTGATTACGAAAAAAGGACCGTTCTTCTTTGCCGACACAACGGTAAACATTAACCCGACATCAAGAATGCTGGCCAACACCACCCTGCTTACAGCCAATGAAGTACGCAAATTCAATATGGTTCCCCGCATTGCCATGCTTTCTTATTCGAACTTCGGGTCAAACCGGGCTCAGAGTCCTGATACTGTCCGTGAAGCAGTAGAAATACTGCATCGCGATTACCCTGATCTTATTGTCGACGGTGAAATGCAGGCCAATTATGCATTCAATAAAAAACTGAGGCAGGAAAAATTCGCATTCAGCAAACTGGCTGATATGGATGTGAACACTGTTATTTTCCCTGATCTGAATTCGGGAAATATAGCGTATAAGATGATGCAGGAACTGGGGAGTGCCGAAGTGATAGGCCCGATAGTAACAGGTTTAAGAAAGCCCGTCCAGGTACTCCAAATGGCCAGTTCAGTGAGGGAAATCGTTAACATGGCTGCTATCACTGTTATTGATGCACAAACATACAGGGACGAGATTATCAAACTTTAGGTGTTTTTGTAATATTCATTCAGTATATTCGTCATAACTGAAAACACCTTGTCATGTACAGAATCATCCTTTTTGTTTTCGTGCTTCTTCCTGCTGTCACTTTTGCACAGAGCAAGAGCGTTAACCGTTTCCGGTCGGATTTCAAGGAAAATTCAAACCTGTTCTTCTATTCGAGTACACTTAAAATGCTCAATTCGGATAATAATCCCGAATTTGCCGGTATTCTGGACGGCATTGAAGAGATCAGGGTCCTGAACTATACAAAATCGGCCCAAAAGTTTGATAATAACGATATCACCTCACTTAAAAACGGCCTTCAAAAGGAGAACTACAATACGATCATGATGATCAATGAAAAAGGAAATACGGTGAATGTTTATGGTCGCGACAAAAATGGCCGGATGGCCGGGCTTGTTGCTATCGTTGAAAATACCGAATCACTTGTTGTAATTGACCTGATTGGTTCGGTTGATATAAAAAAATTTATGGAGCTAAAAAACAAGCTTGAAGATAATTCGGTGAAACAGCTCTGATTATCCATTAAATAGTAAACCATTGAATCCTGTTGTAACTACAGTCGACTTAACCAAGCACTACGGGAGAATCAAGGCTGTTGAGAAACTCTCATGCAGCATACCCGAAAAAAGTGTTTTCGGTATTCTTGGTCCGAACGGCAGCGGTAAAACCACCACGCTGGGCATGCTTCTGGATGTAATCAATCCCACATCGGGAACCTACAGCTGGTTCGGCAATCCTCCGGATAAAAAGAATCTTCAAAAGATCGGGTCAATCCTTGAAACACCGTCGTTTTATCCTTACCTGACAGCAGTGGATAACCTCAAAATAATCGCGGGGATTAAAAACTGCGGTTACCAAAACATTGAGGAAGTACTGAAAATGACAGGCATTTATGATCGAAGGTTTTCATCATTCCGTACCTTTTCGCTGGGTATGAAACAAAGGCTTGCACTGGCTGCTGCATTGCTTGCCGATCCCAGGGTGCTTATCCTGGATGAGCCCACAAACGGCCTTGATCCGAAAGGGATTGCCGAAATGAGGGAGCTCATCAAAACAATTGCGGGACAGGGAAAAACAATCATCCTGGCCAGCCACCTGCTCGACGAAGTGCAAAAAGTGTGTTCGCATTTCGCCGTGTTGAATAAGGGTGTATTAATCTATTCGGGACTTGTGAACGAAACCCGGCAGGAACTGAGCCTTGAAATTGCAGCTGAAAATAATTCCGCCCTTGCAGCGGTTCTGTCAGGTTTTCCGCACCCGATAAAAATTGAAGAAAGGGGTGAAAACATCCTTGTGAACATCGGCGGAAATGTGAGTGTAAGCGAGTTAAGCCGGTTCATTTTTGAGAAGGGTGTTGTGATAACCCACCTGGTCGCCCAGAAAAAATCACTTGAAGATCAATTTCTTGAAATAGTAAACCAACAGGCATGAACAGAATTTTTAAGATCGAACTGATCAAGATCCGCTCCAACGCATCTTTTTGGGTACTGGCCAGTTTGCACATCGGTATTATCATGCTTGTTGTGCTGAGCGGAAAAGTGTTTCTGAAAACATTGAATATTGACGGGCAGTCGATCACCAACCTGATGAACACCTCGTCAATTCCAATTTACCAGTTCCCCGATGTATGGCATAATATCACCTATGTGGCAGGTTACCTCAAATTTATCCTGGCTATTTACGTGATTATTTCAATAACAAGCGAAATCGGTTATGACACTCTCAGGCTGAATATTATGAATGGCCTGAGTCGTGGCGAATTCATAGCTTCCAAAATGTTTCTTGTAATGCTCCTTTCATTTTTTTCGACAGTGTTCTTATTTATTGCCGGACTGGCACTGGGTTTAACAAGCACGCCAAATCTTGAATTACACTATATAATCAAGTATTCAGGGTTCATTCCCGCGTATTTTCTGCTTCTTACAGCTTACCTGATCTTCGCCATGCTCATAGGATTGCTGATTAAAAGGACAGGGCTGGCCATGGGACTGATGTTCCTGTATACAATCATTATTGAACCGGTTATTGTTCTGAATATTGATACCGTATGGATTAAGGGGCTATTCCCGTTAAAAGCAATTAATAACCTCATCCATATGCCATTCGGAAAATACCTGCTGCGCGAAGTACAGGATTATGTGGCTATGAAAGATATAGTGATCGTGGTTGCATATATGGGCGTATTCCTGTATTGTATATTCCTTTTGCTCCGAAAACGCGATTTAAAATAACGCTTTCCGGTATATCTGAATAAGTTTCGGCGCTTCGTTTTCCCAACAGAGATCCTGCGCGGCTTGTTTCAAATTCTCTTTCCAGGTAATACGGGCCTGGTCATCATTGAGCATCCTGCTTATTATGCCGGCCAGTTCATGAGGATCACGGGTTGAGGTGACCTGTCCCGCCCCGTAAGTTTTTATTACAGCTGCCATTTCCGGAAGGTCAGAAACAAGAACCGGAATACCCGACTGGATGTAATCGAACAGTTTATTGGGAAGTGCATAATAATAATTCAATCCCAGGTTCTCTT includes:
- a CDS encoding NADP-dependent malic enzyme — translated: MPKVNREEALNYHSCGRPGKVEVIPTKPYNTQYDLSLAYTPGVAEPCLEIQKNPEDAYIYTSKCNLVAVISNGTAVLGLGDIGTLAGKPVMEGKGLLFKVFADVDVFDIEVDEKDVEKLIDHIRAISPTFGGINLEDIKAPECFEVEERLKKMLDIPVFHDDQHGTAIISAAGLLNSLEITGKKISEIKVVINGAGASAISCGRLYKKLGVKPENFLMLDSKGVVSKKRTDLNKYKQEFAQDVEITTLAEAVQGADMFLGLSTGNVLSKEMLKTMAPNPVVFAMANPNPEITYEDAVDARKDVIIATGRSDYPNQVNNVLGFPFIFRGALDVRARTINEEMKLAAVYALASLAKEAVPEQVNAAYKVSNLSFGRDYIIPKPLDPRLITRVAPAVAKAAMETGVARTVITDWKAYEIQLMKRMGLYDKLVDDIRNRAAQNPKTIAFADANNVKVLKAVQIVLHEKIASPILLGNEEQILKVAAENHIDLTGTQIIDVHSDKEEGRRKRYAQGLYSKRQRKGMTYEEALEKIHDQNYFGVMMVECGEADGFLAGFTTRYANTIRPALQVLGTNNSLHHLSGMYIVITKKGPFFFADTTVNINPTSRMLANTTLLTANEVRKFNMVPRIAMLSYSNFGSNRAQSPDTVREAVEILHRDYPDLIVDGEMQANYAFNKKLRQEKFAFSKLADMDVNTVIFPDLNSGNIAYKMMQELGSAEVIGPIVTGLRKPVQVLQMASSVREIVNMAAITVIDAQTYRDEIIKL
- a CDS encoding DUF4252 domain-containing protein yields the protein MYRIILFVFVLLPAVTFAQSKSVNRFRSDFKENSNLFFYSSTLKMLNSDNNPEFAGILDGIEEIRVLNYTKSAQKFDNNDITSLKNGLQKENYNTIMMINEKGNTVNVYGRDKNGRMAGLVAIVENTESLVVIDLIGSVDIKKFMELKNKLEDNSVKQL
- a CDS encoding ATP-binding cassette domain-containing protein, with product MNPVVTTVDLTKHYGRIKAVEKLSCSIPEKSVFGILGPNGSGKTTTLGMLLDVINPTSGTYSWFGNPPDKKNLQKIGSILETPSFYPYLTAVDNLKIIAGIKNCGYQNIEEVLKMTGIYDRRFSSFRTFSLGMKQRLALAAALLADPRVLILDEPTNGLDPKGIAEMRELIKTIAGQGKTIILASHLLDEVQKVCSHFAVLNKGVLIYSGLVNETRQELSLEIAAENNSALAAVLSGFPHPIKIEERGENILVNIGGNVSVSELSRFIFEKGVVITHLVAQKKSLEDQFLEIVNQQA
- a CDS encoding ABC transporter permease subunit, giving the protein MNRIFKIELIKIRSNASFWVLASLHIGIIMLVVLSGKVFLKTLNIDGQSITNLMNTSSIPIYQFPDVWHNITYVAGYLKFILAIYVIISITSEIGYDTLRLNIMNGLSRGEFIASKMFLVMLLSFFSTVFLFIAGLALGLTSTPNLELHYIIKYSGFIPAYFLLLTAYLIFAMLIGLLIKRTGLAMGLMFLYTIIIEPVIVLNIDTVWIKGLFPLKAINNLIHMPFGKYLLREVQDYVAMKDIVIVVAYMGVFLYCIFLLLRKRDLK